The sequence TGACGTTGGCGAAAACGATGTCATTGCATGAATCGGAAAAGAGAACGGTTAAGCGAACCGCTAAAACTCCGTGCGCAAGCGCATAGCTTTGCATTGCGCCAACAGCGCACGCTTGCAATTGGCGCATGCCGTGCTTTAGCCATTAGCAACCTACATGCTTGGCTCGGCTTTAAAAATTACGTTTAGCCAACAACGCTTGCGGCTTTCTTTGTCATTGTGAAACACGGCTAGGGATTATTACTAAGAAATCACTGATGAACCATGCAACCGCTTAAGCAGCGGCGTACACTCGCTCGTGCCCAATTGCGGGGGCGTGCCGGGGGATGGCGCTGCCCCACCCAGCCCGGGCCACATGGAGACTCTGGAGAACAATGATATGAGCTGGACGCGCGAACAAAGAAACGTAACAATCGCGGCCTATCTAGGCTGGACCCTGGACGCCTTCGATTTCTTCCTCATGGTGTTCGTATTCAAGGACATCGCCGCCGAATTCAATACCAAGATCACCGACGTCACGATTGCGCTGACACTCACGCTCGCCGCGCGCCCAATCGGCGCGCTGATCTTCGGACGGCTCGCCGACAAGTTCGGCCGGCGTCCGACATTGATGCTCAACATCGCCTGCTACTCGCTCATTGAATTGCTCTCCGGCTTCTCGCCGAACCTGACGACCTTGCTCGTGCTGCGCTTTCTGTTCGGCATCGCGATGGGCGGCGAATGGGGCGTCGGCTCGGCGCTCACGATGGAAACCGTGCCCACGCATTCGCGCGGTTTCGTCTCCGGTCTGCTGCAAGCGGGCTACCCGAGCGGCTATCTGCTCGCCTCGGTCGTGTACGGCATCCTTTACCAATACATCGGCTGGCGCGGCATGTTCTTCGTCGGCGTCGCGCCGGCGCTGCTCGTGATGTACATCCGCACGAGCGTGCCCGAGTCGCCCGTATGGAAGACGATGGAAAAGCGCGCGCGTCCGGGCCTCGTCGAGACGCTCAAGCAAAACTGGAAGCTGTCCATCTACGCAATCGTGCTGATGACCTGCTTCAACTTCTTCTCGCACGGCACGCAAGACCTCTATCCGACCTTCCTGCAAAAGCAGCATCATTTCGATCCGCACACGGTGTCGCTGATCGCGATCACGCTGAATATCGGCGCGATCGTCGGCGGCCTGTTCTTCGGCTCGCTCTCGGAGAAGATCGGCCGGCGCCGCGCGATTTTCATCGCCGCATTGATCGCGCTGCCGGTGCTGCCGGTCTGGGCCTTCTCGACGACGGCCGTCACGCTTGCGATCGGCGCGTTCCTGATGCAGATCTCGGTGCAAGGCGCATGGGGCGTGATTCCCGTCCACTTGAACGAGATCTCGCCGGATGAAATCCGCGCGACGTTCCCCGGTTTCGTGTATCAGCTCGGCAACCTGCTCGCGTCCGGCAATGCTCCGATGCAGTCCGCGTTCGCCGAGAGTCACGACAACAACTATGCGCTGGCGCTCGCGACCACTTGCGGCATCGTGGCGGTCATCATCGCGGTGCTGATTTTGTTCAGCCGCGAGCGGCGCGGCATCGATATGCAGCTATCGGCAGAGCACGTCAAATCGACAGCTTGACGTGTCGTTTGAAAGCAAAAAGCGCTTTGCCATAGCGCCTTTTGCTATGGCAAGCATGAAGCGATGCGTGCACGTTCGGGCAAGCGGTTTCTTGACTCTTTGCTTGAGCGGTCTAGAGGACTCTGTCGATAAACAAGCCTTGCCGTAATCACGCATCGATCCGTATCTTATAAAAAACAGGTGTTTGAATTAGATCGTTAAACAGTTGAATGCTTGTACGCGGCCGGGCAACCGGCATGGGAGGCGCACATGGCAGTTCGCACACCGAGCCGGCTCGCCGGCGACACGAAGGCGCGCATCTTGGATGCCGCCGAAGATCTCTTCATCGAATGCGGCTACGAGGCGATGTCGCTGCGGCACATCACGTCGCGCGCCGAAGTCAATCTCGCCGCCGTCAACTATCACTTCGGCAGCAAGGAAGCGTTGATCCACGCGATGCTCTCGCGCCGGCTCGACAAGCTGAACGAAGAGCGACTGAAGCTGCTCGACCGCTTCGACACGCTGCTCGGCTCGCACCTGACGTGCGAGCACGTGCTCGGCGCGATGTTCATTCCGGCGCTGCATCTTTCTCGCGAGCCGCGCACGGGCGGACGCGCGTTCCTGCGGCTCTTGGGGCGCGCGTACACCGATCCGTCCTCGTTCATCCGCGACTTTCTGAGCCGGCATTACGCGTCGGTATCGGAGCGCTTCTTCGATGCGTTCCAGCGCGCGTTGCCGCATCTGCCGCGCGGAGAACTCGGCTGGCGGCTGCACTTCGCGATCGGCGCGCTTTCGGGGATGCTCGCGGGCGGCGACACCGACGGCCTCATCGTCGAGTTCTCGCAGGGCAAGTCGATGAACGACCTGCAGTTGATCGCGCGCCTCGCTTCGCTGATCGTCGCGGCGCTCAAGGCGCCTCAGCCCGACGCGGCGCAGTTGGCCGCGTTCGCCGCAGTGCTCGGCGACGCGGGCGATAACGTCGAGAACTGCCTGGCGAGCAACGGCGGCAACGCGAGCGCTTTCGCGCCAAGCGCCGAGACGCCGGGAACGGAAGATGCTGCACCGCAGGCAGAGGCCGCCTCGATGCCCCCATCGCTGCCCCCCAGCGACGAACCGCTTGCGCCGCCGCCCGGCTCGACGATGCCGGCTTCCCGTCCAGCCGCCTGAGTTCGCTTCAGGTCCGAACCCGGGTCCGAGCATCGAGCCTGCGGGGCGCGCGCCAAGCCCGCCCCGCCCGCTTGCTCTTCGCAGGGAGACACGCTCA comes from Trinickia violacea and encodes:
- a CDS encoding TetR/AcrR family transcriptional regulator, with the protein product MAVRTPSRLAGDTKARILDAAEDLFIECGYEAMSLRHITSRAEVNLAAVNYHFGSKEALIHAMLSRRLDKLNEERLKLLDRFDTLLGSHLTCEHVLGAMFIPALHLSREPRTGGRAFLRLLGRAYTDPSSFIRDFLSRHYASVSERFFDAFQRALPHLPRGELGWRLHFAIGALSGMLAGGDTDGLIVEFSQGKSMNDLQLIARLASLIVAALKAPQPDAAQLAAFAAVLGDAGDNVENCLASNGGNASAFAPSAETPGTEDAAPQAEAASMPPSLPPSDEPLAPPPGSTMPASRPAA
- a CDS encoding MFS transporter → MSWTREQRNVTIAAYLGWTLDAFDFFLMVFVFKDIAAEFNTKITDVTIALTLTLAARPIGALIFGRLADKFGRRPTLMLNIACYSLIELLSGFSPNLTTLLVLRFLFGIAMGGEWGVGSALTMETVPTHSRGFVSGLLQAGYPSGYLLASVVYGILYQYIGWRGMFFVGVAPALLVMYIRTSVPESPVWKTMEKRARPGLVETLKQNWKLSIYAIVLMTCFNFFSHGTQDLYPTFLQKQHHFDPHTVSLIAITLNIGAIVGGLFFGSLSEKIGRRRAIFIAALIALPVLPVWAFSTTAVTLAIGAFLMQISVQGAWGVIPVHLNEISPDEIRATFPGFVYQLGNLLASGNAPMQSAFAESHDNNYALALATTCGIVAVIIAVLILFSRERRGIDMQLSAEHVKSTA